TGATTATTTAGAAAAAAAGGCAAAGGAATTGGAAAAGAATTTCTTTTTGGTATTTCAAACTCCTAACTTCTTTGGTTTTATAGAAGATGTTGAAGTCCTTTCTCAGATTGTTCAAAGATATAATGGAAAATTGATTGTTTCCTGCGACCCAATTTCTTTAGCAATTTTGAAGCCACCGGGAGATTATGGTGCTGATTTGGCAACCGGTGAAGGTCAATCATTAGGTCTTTATCCTTCTTTGGGCGGACCCCTTTTAGGAATTTTAACAAGTAAAAAAGAATATATCAGAGACCTACCGGGTAGGATTTGTGGTAAGACAGTTGACAAAGAAGGAAAAGTTGGTTATGTTACGGTTTTACAAACAAGGGAGCAACATATTAGAAGGGAAAAGGCCACGTCCAATATCTGCACCAATCAACAACTTTGTGCTTTAAGAGCAGCAATTTATCTTTCTTTAATGGGAAAAGAAGGGCTTAAAAAAGTTGCCAATTTTTCCTTTCAGAAAAGCCATTATCTTTATGAAAATCTTTTATCACTGCCAATTTTTGAAAAGGTTTCCGATAGACCTTTCTTTAAAGAATTTACAATAAAAAGTAAAGTTTCCGTTAGAGAATTGCTTAATAAATGTAAAAAAGAGAAGATTTATGCTGGTATTGATTTATATGAGATAACAAAGGATGAGAATTTGAAAGATATGCTACTTGTTTGTGTAACAGAAAAGAGAAAGAAAGAGGAGATGGATTACTTTGTAGAAGTGCTAAAAAGGAGTTTCTGATGGAGTGTAATATTAAAAGAAATTTAAGTTTTT
The candidate division WOR-3 bacterium DNA segment above includes these coding regions:
- the gcvPA gene encoding aminomethyl-transferring glycine dehydrogenase subunit GcvPA; amino-acid sequence: MFIPHSEEEIKEMLSYLGLKSLDELFQTIPDNLKVKLEDEKVKVLKELEARKELKKISQENKTISSYISFLGGGIYDHYIPSCIDQIVLRSEFYTAYTPYQPEVSQGTLQAMFEFQSLICDLFKMDVSTASHYDGATALAEAIYVLKKKGYKNCLISSGVSPFYWEVIKTYFLGQDINFVKIPLKEFTIDIDYLEKKAKELEKNFFLVFQTPNFFGFIEDVEVLSQIVQRYNGKLIVSCDPISLAILKPPGDYGADLATGEGQSLGLYPSLGGPLLGILTSKKEYIRDLPGRICGKTVDKEGKVGYVTVLQTREQHIRREKATSNICTNQQLCALRAAIYLSLMGKEGLKKVANFSFQKSHYLYENLLSLPIFEKVSDRPFFKEFTIKSKVSVRELLNKCKKEKIYAGIDLYEITKDENLKDMLLVCVTEKRKKEEMDYFVEVLKRSF